The Listeria monocytogenes genome window below encodes:
- a CDS encoding InlB B-repeat-containing protein — translation MKQKGRLFLFVVLMLSIVVGVNVLIETKVQAAAEPPAAINQIFPDEALAKEIQTSLGKASTSDTVTQTELNSITTLDASGKGVTSLEGMNYLRNLSYFSFSDNQVNDLSPLTNLTSLTTLALYDNQVSAIAPLANLTNLKLLQLSGNPISDLQPLANLKELTALDVNDANVSNIQPLTGLTKLVALGLSNNQVSDLNALKALHQLISLNIGQNKLTNLNGLQDLTRLTTLFAKENQITNVQPLSGLINLSTLELSTNQITDVQPLAGLTNLQTLYLHNNQISDVTGLASLTNLDWLNINKNKISNIRPLNSLKKLTIIQMSDQFIVNEPISFQNTITIPNRIKNIAEQTIEPETISDNGTYANGEVTWMLGNYIPKVGYSFSERDTVGNATGIFSGIVEQPLKQYFKVTFNVEGDEQNETVETGTLIQEPPAPTKDGYTFTGWYDEQTGGTKWDFATDVMPASDITLYAQFSINSYQATFDVDGMLSTQMVEFQSLLEEPPVPTKQGFTFTGWYDAKKGGTKWDFTTNQMPAKDITLYAQFSENPDTGGKDTDGTDDGKPEDGSDKTTSNGIKMQVVLPATGDRDTRYPAIMGMFLAGFGVLIFRSK, via the coding sequence GGGTAAATGTACTTATTGAAACAAAGGTCCAAGCCGCCGCTGAACCACCAGCTGCAATCAATCAAATTTTTCCCGATGAGGCTTTAGCAAAAGAAATTCAAACGTCGCTTGGGAAAGCTAGCACTTCGGATACAGTGACACAAACAGAATTAAATAGCATAACGACATTAGACGCTTCAGGTAAAGGAGTTACTTCTTTAGAAGGCATGAATTATTTGCGTAATTTAAGTTATTTTTCTTTTTCAGATAATCAAGTGAATGATCTTAGCCCGCTTACGAATTTAACGAGTTTGACCACTTTAGCTTTGTACGACAATCAAGTGAGTGCGATTGCGCCGCTTGCTAATTTAACAAATCTCAAATTGCTACAATTGAGCGGAAATCCAATTAGTGATCTTCAGCCACTTGCCAATTTGAAAGAATTAACGGCACTAGATGTCAATGATGCGAATGTAAGCAATATTCAACCTCTTACAGGATTAACGAAACTAGTAGCTTTAGGGCTAAGCAACAACCAAGTGAGTGATCTTAACGCACTTAAAGCCTTACACCAACTTATTTCCTTGAATATTGGTCAAAATAAACTAACGAATTTAAATGGACTACAGGACTTAACAAGACTCACAACTTTATTTGCTAAAGAGAACCAAATTACGAATGTACAGCCGCTTAGTGGTTTAATAAATCTTTCCACACTGGAACTTTCAACAAATCAAATTACTGATGTTCAACCACTCGCTGGCTTAACAAATTTGCAAACGTTGTACTTGCATAATAATCAAATCAGTGACGTAACAGGACTTGCGAGTTTGACGAATTTAGATTGGCTTAATATTAATAAAAATAAAATTAGTAACATTAGACCATTAAATAGTTTGAAAAAGCTCACGATTATTCAAATGAGCGATCAATTCATTGTAAATGAACCGATAAGCTTTCAAAATACGATAACCATTCCTAATAGGATTAAAAATATTGCAGAACAAACCATTGAGCCCGAGACAATTAGTGATAATGGAACCTATGCGAATGGAGAAGTTACTTGGATGTTAGGCAATTATATTCCAAAAGTTGGTTATTCCTTTAGTGAACGTGATACGGTTGGAAACGCGACTGGGATTTTTAGTGGAATCGTAGAACAACCATTAAAACAATATTTTAAAGTGACTTTTAATGTGGAAGGCGATGAGCAAAACGAAACGGTGGAAACGGGGACGCTCATCCAAGAGCCACCAGCCCCAACAAAAGATGGATACACATTCACAGGTTGGTACGACGAGCAAACTGGCGGAACAAAGTGGGATTTTGCAACAGATGTAATGCCAGCGAGTGATATAACGTTATATGCGCAATTTAGCATTAATAGTTATCAAGCGACTTTTGATGTAGATGGTATGCTTTCTACTCAAATGGTGGAATTCCAAAGTTTACTTGAAGAACCACCAGTGCCAACGAAACAAGGTTTTACATTTACAGGCTGGTATGATGCAAAAAAAGGTGGAACAAAATGGGATTTCACAACTAACCAAATGCCAGCAAAAGATATAACATTGTACGCCCAATTTAGTGAAAATCCTGACACGGGAGGAAAGGATACCGATGGAACGGATGATGGAAAACCAGAAGATGGTAGTGATAAAACAACATCGAATGGAATAAAAATGCAAGTTGTACTGCCGGCAACTGGGGATAGAGATACGCGTTATCCAGCAATAATGGGTATGTTTTTGGCAGGATTCGGAGTCCTTATATTTAGAAGTAAATAA
- a CDS encoding class I adenylate-forming enzyme family protein, with product MTIKKYEPLNLYTNFKKSAERYPEMPIHFDEELVTFPELGLHTTYKKCEEAIIQKAAHLHKFGVRKEEKVIVYKSAKFDSYILAVAISYIGAVPIMVSPHLPASTIDIFVNRLDQPWLLFDSETSEKSHQLNNLPDSRLINAEQLFKTPLDGYTCEQEELPKDMIAYMTHTSGTTGVPKLIAHSANSMGWRTKYQRRILNFIKPRGLVAFHISPVHSRFNIGVSSLMSLGFPLLPIANPSKSNVEKVLREYKPYVLETHPNHFVQWASLAREKPDVFQSIKFYHSTFDAINKETMAVFLRTSEYKKPIFLQIYGQSECGPMILRGHTLQSIEKLNARDMGIGVPGLTEVRIVDQDGNPVPAGVSGNIQMLSKGRALTYYKEEARFEENVYGPWWDSGDYGMKDEQGRLFLQDRQVDLVETIDSTLAIEDKLLDTLTFLDEVVIIRGENGSPQPIIAVHNDGEMNWDAWWKAVSDLPHMNEPMVMKYDEIPRTATMKVQRLQMERELKNK from the coding sequence ATGACGATAAAAAAGTACGAACCACTTAACCTCTATACCAATTTCAAAAAATCTGCTGAACGCTATCCAGAAATGCCCATCCATTTTGATGAAGAGCTTGTTACTTTTCCTGAATTAGGTCTTCACACTACTTACAAAAAATGCGAAGAGGCTATTATCCAAAAAGCAGCTCACCTACATAAATTCGGTGTTCGCAAAGAAGAAAAAGTAATCGTATATAAATCTGCCAAATTCGATTCTTATATTTTAGCAGTTGCGATTTCTTATATTGGTGCCGTGCCAATCATGGTTTCCCCGCATCTTCCAGCGTCTACTATTGATATTTTTGTTAATCGCCTTGACCAACCTTGGTTACTTTTTGATTCTGAGACTTCTGAGAAAAGCCATCAATTAAATAATTTGCCAGACAGCCGATTGATCAATGCTGAACAATTATTTAAAACACCACTAGACGGCTACACATGCGAACAAGAAGAATTACCAAAAGATATGATTGCTTATATGACTCACACTTCTGGAACAACTGGTGTGCCAAAATTAATCGCTCACTCTGCAAATTCGATGGGTTGGAGAACGAAATACCAACGACGTATTCTTAATTTCATAAAACCAAGAGGGCTTGTAGCTTTCCATATTTCACCAGTACATTCTCGTTTTAATATTGGTGTTTCGTCCTTGATGTCGCTTGGTTTCCCGCTTCTCCCAATTGCGAATCCGTCTAAATCGAACGTCGAAAAAGTGCTACGCGAATATAAACCATACGTACTCGAAACGCATCCAAACCATTTCGTTCAATGGGCATCGCTTGCTCGAGAAAAACCAGACGTTTTCCAAAGTATCAAATTTTATCATTCTACTTTTGATGCAATTAACAAAGAAACAATGGCGGTTTTCCTTCGCACTTCCGAATATAAAAAACCGATTTTCTTACAAATTTATGGACAAAGCGAATGTGGCCCGATGATTTTACGTGGTCATACGCTTCAATCGATTGAAAAGCTAAATGCGCGTGATATGGGGATTGGCGTTCCTGGTTTAACAGAAGTTCGAATTGTTGACCAAGATGGTAATCCTGTACCGGCAGGAGTTAGTGGCAATATTCAAATGCTTTCCAAAGGTCGCGCACTTACTTATTACAAAGAAGAAGCTCGTTTTGAAGAGAATGTGTACGGACCTTGGTGGGATAGCGGTGATTATGGGATGAAAGATGAACAAGGCCGCTTATTCTTGCAAGACCGCCAAGTCGATTTAGTAGAGACTATTGACAGCACACTTGCAATTGAAGATAAACTGCTTGATACACTTACTTTCTTAGATGAAGTTGTTATCATTCGCGGCGAAAATGGCAGTCCCCAACCAATTATCGCTGTTCATAACGACGGCGAAATGAACTGGGACGCATGGTGGAAAGCTGTTTCTGACTTACCACATATGAACGAACCAATGGTGATGAAATATGATGAAATCCCTCGTACTGCAACAATGAAGGTACAACGTTTGCAGATGGAACGGGAACTAAAAAATAAATAA